The following is a genomic window from Thermus thermamylovorans.
TTGACCACCACTTCCCCATCCCGCACCAGGCCCACCCCGGTGTCGTCGCAGGAGGTGTCAATGCCCAAAATCCACATGGCTATCCTTCCCTCGGATCCAGCACCGGGCCCGGGTAATGGCGGGTATTAGAGCTGACCAAGGTGAGGCCGTGCACCTCCGCCGCTGCCCATTGCAATAGGTCCACTAAAGGAAGCCGGGCTCCCTGGACCTTCCTCTCCCAAAAAAGCCTGGCAGCCCGCTCGGCGACCGCAAAGTCTAAAGGCGCGAAACCCAGCTCCCGGAGAAAGCGGCGCTGGGCCTCCAATCCCCTCTCCGGAACGCCCGCCAACACCTCCGCCACCGTAATGGGCGTAACCCATAGGGTCGCCCCCCGGGCCAAACTCCCCCGCACCCAGGCCACCACCCGGGGATGGCCCCGAAAGAGGTCAATGATCACCGTGCTGTCCAGGAGATAACGCATCCAAACGGGCCTCCGCTTCCCCTCTCAAAGTCCGGACATAGCCCACCACATCCTCCGGCGTGGCCCAGTGGGGAGCCTCCTCAAAACCCACGGAACCCGCCACCTCCTCCACCAGGGAAAGAAGCCGCACCCGCTTGAGGTAGTCTTCCAGGGCCTCCGCCACCACCTCGCTTCGCGAACGCCCTTTCCGCTCCTCGTCCAGGCGCTTTACAAGTTCCTCCGGAAGCCTCAAGTGCACCAGCACCCCGGGCATGGTATCACCTCCTGCTACTCTAGCAGATACCCTTAAGAAGGGACTCAATACCCGCACCCAAAGGTTGTCCCATCGGCCAAAGCCCTAGCGGCGTGCTCGTGGCCTCTTTGGGGCCCC
Proteins encoded in this region:
- a CDS encoding type II toxin-antitoxin system VapC family toxin is translated as MRYLLDSTVIIDLFRGHPRVVAWVRGSLARGATLWVTPITVAEVLAGVPERGLEAQRRFLRELGFAPLDFAVAERAARLFWERKVQGARLPLVDLLQWAAAEVHGLTLVSSNTRHYPGPVLDPREG
- a CDS encoding ribbon-helix-helix domain-containing protein; the encoded protein is MPGVLVHLRLPEELVKRLDEERKGRSRSEVVAEALEDYLKRVRLLSLVEEVAGSVGFEEAPHWATPEDVVGYVRTLRGEAEARLDALSPGQHGDH